The sequence TTTGCTCACTTTCCTACGACCTTTCACAGTCAAAAGTGAATCAAACAGCTAAAAGAAATATTAAAGGTAAATTACGTTATCTTTAAGAACCAATTCCACCAATTTAAAGTTTTCTTTCCACCCCAACAAAACGCAAAATTCCATTCTCAAAAAATAAAGTCTTTTCGCTCACATCAAGATAATGAACCCACAATCATagcctaatgctctctctctctctctctctctcctctctctctctctcctctctctctctctctctctctctctcgcactctctctctctctctggctagcaTCCTAGCAAGTGATTAAAAAACAGTGGTAGTGGTTTAATGTCCTTTGTGACTTGTGAACTttaatttaagttttattttttttttttgggggggatggtTTGTCATTAGTTGATTGAGGAATACAAACAATCGTGCAATCCTCAATGGCGTATTTACTGGCTCTTAATCGCACGCTTGAAGGCAGATCTAGTCCACCAAGTGATCTACTAAAGCTGCTGCATTGGGATGCAGACCCCATTGCatgggactttatatatatatatatatatatatatatatatatatatatatatatatatatatatatatgtgtgtgtgtgtgtgtgtgtgtgtgtgtgtgtatatatatatgtatatatatagatatagatatatatatatgcagtatatatgatcatgtatataaacctaatacacacacacacacacacacacatatatatatatatatttatatatatatatatatatatatatatatatatatatatatatatatacgtgtaaatatatatatatatatgagagagagagagagagagagagagagagagagagagaggagagagagagagagagagagagagctacacaaTAGACAAAAAAACCATGCtgaaattcttatattttctaCTCATAAGCGATATTAGTCATCAATATCTCTAACAGTTCCACGCAAAATTAAGTTCTTAtaaatataaactctctctctctctctctctctctctctctctctctctctctctctctctctctctctctctctctctctctaacaatataAAATCCTTTTACTAGCTCTTCTCTACGATTACTTCCTTAATGATTTATTCCACCCGATTTGTTCATAAGTCAAGTCAACTAAACACAATATCAATCTTTCTCTCGCAATCAAGTTTCCATAGGTAAAGGTATAACACCACATCAGCAAATATTTGAAATACATACTtcttcagaaatctctctctctctctctctctctctctctctctctaaaggaaatTAATTCTATCTCCCTATTAcaataagcttctctctctctctccccttcaactTCCTCAAAAGGAAATTAACTCTACCTCCCTATTACAataacctcttctctctctctctctctctctctctctctctctctctctctctctctctctctctctctctctctctctctctcttctttgatcCTCGTCCTTTGTGCTCCTTCATAAGCGACTCCCCTTCCCCTCTTCTATGGATCCAATCGACTTTTTTTACTCTCTCGTTATTGCTTCTTATTTCCATATTCTCCCTAATTACATCCGGTCACATCCTGGCCTCATAATTCCGAGTGTTTCCTTCACTGACTCTTATAAACTGATTTTATGTCTTTGACTTTACACATTAAATGTTTAGAGGCATAAACATAATTCTAGATTAACATCAACGCCAACATAcgcatacagaaacacacacatacacacacatatataaaaaaaaaatgatgccattactagtccactgatgGATAAATGCgaaggatgtaatttaatgttgttactgtttttgaaatatctaattttaattttttaatcttctcttgtagtttattcatttccttgtttcctttactctcGTGTTATttatccctcttggagcccttgggcatatagcatcttgctcttccaactagggttatagtccacctggtaataataataataataataataataataataataataataataataataataatgtcattattcatgtctggggttaggtaactttatcaccacgctggccattgcagattgttAATAGTGGGAGCCTTTGGTGtgatggctcatatatatatatatatatatatatatatatatatatatatatatatatatatatatatatatatatatatatatgtatatatatatatatatatatatatatatatataaatatatatatatatatatatatatatatatatatatatatatatatatatatatattatatatataatatatatatatatatatatatatatatatatatacaccaatagcttaataaaaaaaacaaatgatataaAACAAGCTGATAAACGAAAATATAACTAAATCATAGCAGTATATTTATCACAAAATGAATTCTTTATGAAGACACTTGAAGCatacaaagaaaatgataaaatttctttttttgaagagggaagatTTGATACATCAGAGTTTATTCAAACATCACCCTGGCTTCTGAGATTAAGATTGTTACTACCGATGTATGATTTGTTCAGCCAAGAATATTTGCCCACTATTTTGTATGTCTTTTTCCCtggtaaataaatatttttgtgattatttactttaaggaaataaaaactctctctctctctctctctctctctctctctctctcctctctctctctctctctctctctctctctcaaggctacCCATTCTCTGTATATATCTGTTCCCCGGTAAATAAATATTTCTAAGTTTatctattataaagaaaataactatgaaaaaaaacgttctctctctcactctctctctctctctctctctctctctctctctctctctctcttgcttcattTCATCTCGAGAGTTAATATAAACGGCCTAAGTTATAGAAGATCATATAAAACTCCCAAATTGATAACAGCAAACACAACCACGAGTTGCTACTTTTCACCGAAATGGCTAACCGGGAGTTGCTACTTTTCACCGAGATGGCTAACGGCAAGTTGCTACTTTTCACTGAAATGGCTAACTGAGAGTTGCTACTTTTCACCGAAATGGCTAACCGCGAGTTGCTACTTTTCACCAGAATGGCTAACCGCGAGTTGCTACTTTTCACCGGAATGGCCAACTGAGAGTTGCTACTTTTCACCGAAATGGCCAACTGAGAGTTGCTACTTTTCACCAAAATGGCCAACTGAGAGTTGCTACTTTTCACCGAAATGGCTAACCGCGAGTTGCTACTTTTCACCGAGATGGCTAACTGCAAGTTGCTACTTTTCACCGAAATGGCCAACTGAGAGTTGCTACTTTTCACCGAAATGGCTAACCGCGAGTTGCTACTTTTCACCAGAATGGCTAACCGCGAGTTGCTACTTTTCACCGGAATGGCCAACTGAGAGTTGCTACTTTTCACCGAAATGGCCAACTGAGAGTTGCTACTTTTCACCGAAATGGCCAACTGAGAGTTGCTACTTTTCACCGAAATGGCCAACTGAGAGTTGCTACTTTTCACCGAAATGGCCAACCGCGAGTTGCTATTTTTCACCAAATTGCTAATCGCGAGTTGCTACTTTTCACCGAAATGGCCAACTGAGAGTTGCTACTTTTCACCGAAATGGCCAACTGAGAGTTGCTACTTTTCACCGACATGGCCAACCGCGAGTTGCTATTTTTCACCAAATTGCTAATCGCGAGTTGCTACTTTTCACCGAATGGCTAACCGCGAGTTGCTACTTTTCACCGAGATGGCTAACGCAAGTTGCTACTTTTCACCGAAATGGCCAACTGAGAGTTGCTACTTTTCACCGAAATGGCTAACCGCGAGTTGCTACTTTTCACCGAAATGGCTAACCGCGAGTTGCTACTTTTCACCGAATGGCTAACCGCGAGTTGCTACTTTTCACCGAAATGGCCAACTGAGAGTTGCTACTTTTCACCGAAATGGCCAACTGAGAGTTGCTACTTTTCACCGAAATGGCCAACTGAGAGTTGCTACTTTTCACCGAAATGGCCAACTGAGTTGCTACTTTTCACCGAAATGGCCAACCGCGAGTTGCTATTTTTCACCAAATTGCTAATCGCGAGTTGCTACTTTTCACCGAAATGGCCAACTGAGAGTTGCTACTTTTCACCGAAATGGCCAACTGAGAGTTGCTACTTTTCACCGAAATGGCCAACCGCGAGTTGCTATTTTTCACCAAATTGCTAATCGCGAGTTGCTACTTTTCACCGGAATGGCTAACCGCGAGTTGCTACTTTTCACCGAAATGGCCAACCGCGAGTTGCTACTTTTCACCGAAATGGCTAACCGCGAGTTGCTACTTTTCACCGGAATGGCTAACCGCGAGTTGCTACTTTTCACTGAAATGGCCAACCGCGAGTTGCTATTTTTCACCGAAATAGCTAACCCCGAGTTGCTGCTTTTCACCGAAATGGCTAACCGCGAGTTGCTACTTTTCACCGAAATGGCCAACTGAGAGTTGCTACTTTTCACTGAAATGGCCAACCGCGAGTTGCTATTTTTCACCGAAATAGCTAACCCCGAGTTGCTGCTTTTCACCGAAATGGCCAAACAAGAATTGCTACTTTTCACCAAAATGGCCAACTGAGAGTTGCTACTTTTTCACCGAAATGGCCAACTGAGAGTTGCTACTTTTCACCGAAATGGTCCCCTGCGAGTTGATAGTTTTCACCGAAATGGCCAACCGAGAGTTGCTACTTTTCACCGAAAAGGCCCACCACGAGTTGCTCTTTTTCACCGAAATAGCTAACCCCGAGTTGCTGCTTTTCACCGAAATGGCCAAACAAGAATTGCTACTTTTCACCAAAATGGCCAACTGAGAGTTGCTACTTTTCACCGAAATGGCCAACTGAGAGTTGCTACTTTTCACCGAAATGGTCCCCTGCGAGTTGATAGTTTTCACCGAAATGGCCAACCGAGAGTTGCTACTTTTCACAGAAAAGGCCCACCGCAAGTTGCTACTTTTCAGCGAAATAGCCAACCGAGAGTTGCTACTTTTCACCGAAATGGTCCCCTGCGAGTTGATAGTTTTCACCGAAATGGCCAACCGAGAGTTGCTACTTTTCACCGAAAAGGCCCACCGCGAGTTGCTCTTTTTCACCGAAATGGCCAACCAAGAGTTGCTACTTTTCATCGAAAAGGCCAACTGCGAGTTGCTACTTTTCTCCTAAATGGCCAACCGCAAGTTGCTACTTTTCAACTATATGGCCAACCGCGAGCTGCTACTTTTCACTGATATGGCCAACCGTGAGCTGCTACTTTTCACTGAAGTGGCCAACCACGAGCTGCTACTTTTCACTGATATGGCCAACCGTGAGCTGCTACTTTTCACTGAAGTGGCCAACCACGAGCTGCTACTTTTCACTGAAATGGCCAACCGCGAGCTGCTACTTTTCACTGAAGTGGCCAACCACGAGCTGCTACTTTTCACTGAAGTGGCCAACCACGAGCTGCTACTTTTCACTGAAATGGCCAACCGCGAGCTGCTACTTTTCACTGAAATGGCCAACCGCGAGCTGCTACTTTTCACTGAAGTGGCCAACCACGAGCTGCTACTTTTCATTGAAATGGCCAACCGCGAGCTGCTACTTTTCACCGAAATGGCCAACCGCACGGTGTGACGACAGTGCAGAAT comes from Palaemon carinicauda isolate YSFRI2023 chromosome 19, ASM3689809v2, whole genome shotgun sequence and encodes:
- the LOC137659302 gene encoding uncharacterized protein; the encoded protein is MKSSNSWLAISVKKSNSRWAFSVKSSNSRLAISVKTINSQGTISVKSSNSRLAISLKSSNLRWAFSVKSSNSRLAISVKTINSQGTISVKSSNSQLAISVKSSNSQLAILVKSSNSCLAISVKSSNSGLAISVKKSNSWWAFSVKSSNSRLAISVKTINSQGTISVKSSNSQLAISQLAISNLVKNSNSRLAISVKSSNSQLAISVKSSNSQLAISVKSSNSQLAISVKSSNSQLAIPVKSSNSRLAILVKSSNSRLAISVKSSNSQLAISVKSSNLQLAISVKSSNSRLAISVKSSNSQLAILVKSSNSQLAISVKSSNSQLAIPVKSSNSRLAILVKSSNSRLAISVKSSNSQLAISVKSSNLPLAISVKSSNSRLAISVKSSNSWLCLLLSIWEFYMIFYNLGRLY
- the LOC137659303 gene encoding uncharacterized protein — protein: MANRKLLLFNYMANRELLLFTDMANRELLLFTEVANHELLLFTDMANRELLLFTEVANHELLLFTEMANRELLLFTEVANHELLLFTEVANHELLLFTEMANRELLLFTEMANRELLLFTEVANHELLLFIEMANRELLLFTEMANRTV